TTTCATACCCGAGCCGATGTTCGAGGAGATCTCGGCCAGTTTCTCGGGGTCGTCCCAGTTGTTGACGGCCTCGACGATGGCCGTCCCCATCGCTTCGGGGTCCTCGGCCCCGAAGATGCCGCTGCCGACGAAGATGCCGTCACAGCCGTGGTGCATCATCAGCGCGGCGTCAGCGGGCGTGGCGATCCCGCCGGCGGCGAAGTTGACGACCGGGAGCCGCCCCATCTCGGCGGTCTCGTGGACCAGATCGGCGGGCGCTTCGTGCTCGCGGGCCCACTTCTCGCGTTCCTCGTGGGTCATTCCCTCGAGTTTGCGGATCGAGCCCTTGATGTTGCGCTGGTGGTGGACCGCCTGGTTGACGTCGCCGGTGCCGGCCTCGCCTTTCGTCCGGATCATCGCCGCACCCTCGTCGATCCGGCGCAGCGCCTCGCCGAGGTTGCGCGCGCCACAGACAAAGGGCGAGGTAAAGTCGCGCTTGTCGATGTGATAGCGGTCGTCGGCGGGCGTCAGTACCTCCGACTCGTCGATCATGTCGACGCCGACCGCTTCGAGGATCTCGGCTTCTTTGGTGTGGCCGATCCGGGACTTGCCCATCACCGGGATCGACACCTCGTCGATGATCTCCTCGACGTCCGCTGGATCGGCCATCCGGGCGACGCCGCCGCGCTTGCGGATGTCCGCCGGGACAGCCTCCAGAGACATGACCGCGACCGCGCCCACGTCTTCGGCGATCCGCGCCTGTTCTCGGTTGACGACGTCCATGATGACGCCGCCCTTCTGCATCTTCGCGAACCCGCGCTTGACCAGTTCAGTCCCGCGCTTGAGGTCTTCGAGATCTTCTGGCATGCCTGCACTTTTGTATTGGGTCCACTTATACTGACGGTTGTACGTGCGAGCGTCGTCACTCCCAGAGCGGGTAACAGTCGTCCCGCGGCTGCGAGCGGATCGTCTCGTCGTCGATCTTGACGACCGGTTCGCCCGCCTGTACGGTGCCGACGACCCTCGCCTCGATCCCCGCGTCGGCCAGTGCCCCGAGCGCTCGCTCGCTGTCGTCCGGGTCGACCGTCGCAAGAAGTGCGCCCGAGCCGAAGATCCGGAGCGGATCGACGCCCATCGCGTCACAGATCGCTCGCGTCTCCGGACGGATCGGCACCGCGGACCGGTCGAGTTCGACAGTCGCATCGGCAGCCTGCGCGATCTCGTATACCCCGGTGAGGACGCCGCCCTCCGTCGGGTCGTGGAGGCCGGTCGCGGTCGGCCACAGCGCTCGCGCGGCCTCGAGGACGCTAATCTCCTCGAAAAATCCCGCCGCGCGGTCGAGCGTCTCGGCGGGCACCGAGTCGAGGTCGTCGCGGAAGTCGGTCGCGAGGATGGCCGTCCCCTCGATGGCGGCCCCGCCGGTCAACAGCAGGTCGTCGCCCGCCCGCGCGCCGCCCGTCGGAACGGGGTCGTCGGTCCGGCCCATCGCCGTCAGCGAGAGGAGCGGCCGCGAGAGGTCGTCCAGCACCTCGGCGTGGCCGCCGACGATCGCCACGTCCAGTTCGCGGGCGGCCCGGTCGAGTTGTGCCGTCAGCGCGTCGAGTCGCTCGGGATCGCCGTCGGGCAGAAAGACCGTGCTGGTGAGCCACGCCGGCTCGGCTCCGGTCGCAGCGACGTCGTTGGTCGCGACTGGCACCCCGAGGGTCCCGGCAGCCTCGGCAGCCAGCGAGACGGGGTCGGAACTGACCACCAGCGAGTCAGTCCCGAGGTCAATCGCTGCGGCGTCCTCGCCGGTCGCCGGGCCGAGCGTGACTCGTTCGTCGGACGCGCCGGTCCGCGAGAGGACGTGTGCGTCGAGCACTTGCGGATCGAGTTTCCCGACCATGCGCCCGGCTACATCGCCGGCACGTATACCACTCGCGGATCGGAGCGTACCCGTCGAGTGACAGTGGGCAGCGACCGCTCGGCCTGCTATCCTCCGCCGAGCGCGGCTTCGACCTGTTCGATCAGTTCGGAGTTGCCCAGAAACGTC
This window of the Halapricum desulfuricans genome carries:
- the pdxS gene encoding pyridoxal 5'-phosphate synthase lyase subunit PdxS translates to MPEDLEDLKRGTELVKRGFAKMQKGGVIMDVVNREQARIAEDVGAVAVMSLEAVPADIRKRGGVARMADPADVEEIIDEVSIPVMGKSRIGHTKEAEILEAVGVDMIDESEVLTPADDRYHIDKRDFTSPFVCGARNLGEALRRIDEGAAMIRTKGEAGTGDVNQAVHHQRNIKGSIRKLEGMTHEEREKWAREHEAPADLVHETAEMGRLPVVNFAAGGIATPADAALMMHHGCDGIFVGSGIFGAEDPEAMGTAIVEAVNNWDDPEKLAEISSNIGSGMKGDANADLPEEEQLQDRGV
- a CDS encoding AIR synthase family protein — protein: MVGKLDPQVLDAHVLSRTGASDERVTLGPATGEDAAAIDLGTDSLVVSSDPVSLAAEAAGTLGVPVATNDVAATGAEPAWLTSTVFLPDGDPERLDALTAQLDRAARELDVAIVGGHAEVLDDLSRPLLSLTAMGRTDDPVPTGGARAGDDLLLTGGAAIEGTAILATDFRDDLDSVPAETLDRAAGFFEEISVLEAARALWPTATGLHDPTEGGVLTGVYEIAQAADATVELDRSAVPIRPETRAICDAMGVDPLRIFGSGALLATVDPDDSERALGALADAGIEARVVGTVQAGEPVVKIDDETIRSQPRDDCYPLWE